A stretch of Aureispira sp. CCB-E DNA encodes these proteins:
- a CDS encoding acyl carrier protein: MSTITERVTKIIADKLVIDASEVTAEANFKQDLGADSIDLVELIMEFEREFELSIPDEKAEEIQTVGNAIEFLEAAINS, translated from the coding sequence ATGTCAACTATAACTGAACGCGTAACCAAAATTATCGCAGACAAACTAGTTATCGATGCATCTGAAGTAACTGCAGAAGCAAATTTTAAGCAAGATTTAGGTGCTGATTCAATTGACTTAGTAGAATTGATAATGGAGTTCGAAAGAGAATTTGAACTTTCTATCCCTGACGAGAAAGCAGAAGAAATCCAAACTGTGGGTAATGCCATAGAGTTCTTGGAAGCAGCTATAAATAGCTAA
- the rnc gene encoding ribonuclease III produces the protein MVRKIYNLTLSTDKAFVKELRKILGFTPKHVHFYKRAFTHKSLTSKEENTKTRYPTNNERLEFLGDAILDSVTAEYLFRKYPTQDEGFLTQMRSKMVNRKALNKIAEHMELDIFLRQLGATRISQTMMGNTFEAFVGAVYLDVGYRQTKSFIINKMLRQYIDVHELESVNTNYKSQLLEYSQKNQKTISYDVLDHYRTKNNRERFKIAVLLDGKALATAEDYSKKSAEQKASEKALIQMGVLKKEGKNKR, from the coding sequence GTGGTAAGAAAAATTTATAATCTAACTTTATCTACGGATAAAGCTTTTGTAAAAGAGTTGCGAAAAATACTGGGTTTTACTCCCAAACATGTACATTTCTACAAACGAGCTTTTACGCATAAATCATTAACATCCAAGGAAGAAAACACCAAAACTCGTTATCCTACTAATAACGAACGACTTGAGTTTTTGGGAGATGCCATATTAGATTCTGTAACAGCTGAATACTTGTTTCGAAAATATCCTACTCAAGACGAGGGCTTTTTGACGCAGATGCGTTCCAAAATGGTCAACAGAAAAGCACTAAACAAAATTGCCGAACACATGGAATTGGATATCTTTTTGCGCCAATTGGGAGCAACTAGAATTAGCCAAACAATGATGGGGAATACTTTTGAGGCATTCGTAGGAGCTGTTTATTTGGATGTTGGCTATCGCCAAACGAAGTCTTTTATTATCAATAAAATGCTTCGTCAATATATTGATGTGCATGAATTAGAAAGCGTCAATACCAACTATAAAAGTCAATTGTTGGAATACAGCCAAAAAAATCAAAAAACTATTTCTTACGATGTTCTGGATCATTATAGAACCAAAAACAACCGAGAACGTTTTAAAATTGCCGTATTATTAGATGGCAAAGCTTTGGCAACGGCTGAAGACTACAGCAAAAAAAGTGCAGAACAAAAAGCTTCCGAAAAAGCATTAATTCAAATGGGAGTACTAAAAAAAGAAGGCAAGAACAAACGATAA
- a CDS encoding peptidylprolyl isomerase, with the protein MKYTTIAVTILFLFASACKQDTNKVKEIINVNLEDPVVQLIFNYQNERKTDILLTYLTVPNPTHRYLAALAFGSVQDTAAIRDLADLLKDDYEEVRYAAAYALGQTRNIKAATYLTNAFREDSSRLVQAGILEAIGRCGTEEHLKNLSVTRPYPIQDSILLEGQATALYRFALRGLVHKEGTTKIMNDFMANSLMSSKARFIAANYLARTKGIDLSGYENVLMNNVSEEKNPNTLMSLVTALAKSKTKRAQDMLERIYPQQKDYRVKCNILRGLKYFPYDSVKTLAFDALDDKNLHVNITAAEYLYHNGNDLDAGKYYTLADKHTDWQVRSILLGAAVHNLSYFKSKTKAFFSSKIISLYKASNNVYEKAALLKALGNHSWNYRFIASEIFPKADSIIIPEVIRSSGTEALTLLRGSETFDRELALSKIRVTNEINVLLKRAIEEGDPAMQAIVADFLADETLNFKAVFSDYQFLKEAQEKLSLPGSIETYIILQKAINYFEGNPNRSVHKKSNSFTEIDWPLIRVLKDNHKIIIQTTKGNIVLKLHPEVAPATVTQFVHLAKAKYYDNKPFHRVVPNFVVQGGCSRGDGYSGFDVTVVSEFSPKVRYHDEGWVGMASAGKDTESTQFFITHAPTPHLDDNYTIFAKVAEGMDVVHKLEVGDKIITISIN; encoded by the coding sequence ATGAAATATACAACTATAGCTGTCACCATTTTATTTCTATTTGCTTCTGCCTGCAAACAAGATACGAATAAAGTAAAAGAGATTATAAATGTCAATCTTGAAGACCCTGTTGTGCAATTGATATTTAATTATCAAAATGAGCGAAAAACAGACATCTTATTGACTTACCTGACCGTTCCTAATCCTACACACCGATACTTGGCAGCTTTAGCCTTTGGTTCGGTTCAAGATACAGCAGCAATAAGAGATTTAGCTGATTTGTTGAAAGATGATTATGAAGAAGTGCGATATGCTGCTGCTTATGCCTTGGGGCAAACAAGGAATATCAAAGCTGCTACTTACCTAACAAATGCCTTTAGAGAGGATTCATCTAGACTCGTCCAAGCAGGAATATTAGAGGCTATCGGACGCTGTGGGACAGAAGAACATCTAAAAAACCTTTCTGTAACACGCCCATATCCTATCCAAGATAGTATTCTTTTAGAAGGACAGGCAACAGCGTTGTATCGTTTTGCATTGAGGGGCTTGGTACACAAAGAGGGAACAACCAAGATTATGAATGACTTTATGGCCAATTCATTAATGTCTTCTAAGGCACGATTTATTGCTGCCAATTATTTGGCTCGAACAAAAGGAATTGATTTGAGTGGTTATGAGAATGTATTGATGAACAACGTCTCGGAAGAAAAAAATCCCAATACCTTAATGTCACTAGTTACGGCATTGGCAAAAAGTAAGACCAAACGTGCGCAAGATATGCTAGAACGCATTTATCCTCAACAAAAAGATTATCGAGTAAAATGTAATATACTGAGAGGGCTAAAATATTTTCCTTATGATTCAGTCAAAACTTTAGCGTTTGATGCCTTAGATGATAAGAATTTGCATGTAAATATCACAGCAGCAGAATACTTATACCATAATGGAAATGATTTGGATGCTGGCAAATATTATACCTTAGCAGACAAACACACCGATTGGCAAGTACGCTCCATCTTGTTGGGAGCAGCTGTACATAATTTGTCTTATTTCAAATCAAAAACCAAAGCTTTTTTTAGCTCTAAAATTATTAGTTTATATAAGGCATCGAACAATGTATACGAAAAAGCAGCCTTGTTAAAAGCTTTGGGCAATCATAGTTGGAATTATCGTTTTATTGCAAGTGAAATATTCCCCAAAGCAGATAGTATTATCATTCCAGAAGTCATTCGATCAAGTGGAACCGAAGCACTAACCCTATTGAGGGGCTCGGAAACCTTTGATAGAGAGTTGGCGCTTTCAAAGATTCGTGTAACCAATGAGATTAATGTGCTGTTAAAACGAGCTATAGAAGAAGGTGATCCTGCTATGCAAGCTATTGTTGCCGATTTTTTGGCAGATGAAACGTTAAATTTTAAAGCAGTATTCTCTGATTATCAATTCCTAAAAGAGGCACAGGAAAAGCTCTCTTTACCAGGAAGTATTGAGACATATATCATTCTCCAAAAAGCAATCAATTATTTTGAAGGAAATCCCAATCGTTCTGTTCATAAAAAATCGAATTCTTTTACAGAAATAGATTGGCCCTTAATTCGTGTCCTTAAAGATAACCACAAAATTATTATACAAACTACAAAAGGAAATATTGTCCTCAAATTGCACCCAGAAGTAGCACCTGCTACAGTGACGCAATTCGTGCATTTGGCAAAAGCCAAATATTATGACAACAAACCATTTCATCGAGTCGTGCCTAATTTTGTGGTACAAGGCGGTTGCTCTAGGGGAGATGGTTATAGTGGTTTTGATGTAACGGTTGTTTCGGAATTCAGTCCCAAAGTACGTTACCATGACGAAGGTTGGGTTGGTATGGCTTCGGCAGGAAAAGATACAGAGAGCACACAATTTTTTATTACACATGCCCCAACTCCCCACTTAGATGATAATTACACTATTTTTGCAAAAGTGGCAGAAGGTATGGATGTGGTACACAAATTAGAAGTGGGAGATAAAATTATTACTATAAGTATCAATTAG
- the dnaJ gene encoding molecular chaperone DnaJ: MAEKRDYYDILGASKSASKDELKKAYRKVALKYHPDRNPDDKEAEAKFKEAAEAYEVLSDDQKRARYDQYGHAGVNNQAGGGHYGGFGNMEDIFSQFSDIFGGGFSSSRGGRQQQQRGQRGSNLRIKVSLTLEEINEGATKKIKVKKYVGCKTCNGSGAKDKNSVKTCHTCNGSGYVRRVQQTFLGQMQTTAACPTCHGSGEMITNKCGSCKGDGRVYGEEMINLEIPAGVSEGMQLSMNGKGNAGVNGGGPGDLLINIKEKEHEHFTRDGNNILYELDVNFADAALGTSLEVPTLTGKVKITLPQGTPSGKIFRLRGKGLPSIQSYGKGDQLIHVNIWVPKTFTAEEKKALEIIRKGKNFQPNDAEKRDRKGLFDKMKDFFGG, from the coding sequence ATGGCAGAAAAAAGAGATTATTACGATATTCTAGGTGCTAGCAAAAGTGCGTCTAAAGATGAGCTAAAAAAAGCTTATCGAAAGGTAGCCTTAAAATATCATCCAGATAGAAATCCTGATGACAAAGAGGCGGAAGCTAAATTTAAAGAAGCAGCTGAGGCTTATGAAGTCCTCTCGGACGACCAAAAACGTGCTCGCTATGACCAATATGGCCATGCTGGGGTAAACAACCAAGCAGGAGGCGGTCATTATGGCGGTTTTGGCAATATGGAGGATATTTTCTCTCAGTTTAGTGATATTTTTGGTGGCGGATTTAGTAGCAGCAGAGGTGGCAGACAGCAACAACAACGTGGACAAAGAGGTTCTAATCTGCGTATTAAAGTAAGTTTAACCTTGGAGGAAATTAATGAAGGAGCTACCAAGAAAATAAAGGTTAAAAAATATGTGGGTTGTAAGACCTGTAACGGTTCTGGTGCCAAGGACAAAAATTCGGTAAAAACTTGTCATACTTGTAATGGCTCTGGATATGTACGCCGTGTTCAACAAACATTCTTAGGGCAAATGCAAACAACTGCTGCTTGTCCTACCTGTCATGGCTCTGGTGAGATGATTACCAATAAATGTGGCTCTTGTAAAGGCGATGGTCGTGTTTATGGTGAGGAAATGATTAACTTAGAAATCCCTGCGGGGGTGAGCGAAGGCATGCAGTTGTCTATGAATGGCAAGGGAAATGCAGGGGTCAACGGTGGCGGTCCTGGTGACTTGTTGATTAACATAAAAGAGAAAGAACACGAGCATTTTACCAGAGATGGTAATAATATTTTGTACGAACTGGATGTTAATTTTGCAGATGCTGCCTTGGGTACAAGTCTAGAAGTACCCACTCTAACAGGTAAGGTTAAAATTACCTTGCCGCAAGGAACACCTTCTGGTAAAATTTTCCGCTTGCGTGGCAAAGGCTTGCCTTCTATCCAAAGCTATGGAAAAGGAGATCAATTAATTCATGTTAATATTTGGGTACCTAAAACCTTTACAGCTGAAGAGAAAAAAGCATTAGAAATTATCCGAAAAGGCAAAAACTTTCAACCCAACGATGCAGAAAAAAGAGATCGTAAAGGATTGTTTGACAAGATGAAAGACTTTTTTGGTGGCTAA
- the cysN gene encoding sulfate adenylyltransferase subunit CysN, with protein sequence MKEQKTELLRFTTAGSVDDGKSTLIGRLLYDSKSIFEDQYDLIKETSERRGEEGINLALLTDGLKAEREQGITIDVAYRYFATPKRKFIIADTPGHIQYTRNMVTGASTANAALILVDARHGIVEQTRRHSFIASLLQIPHLIVCVNKMDLVDYKEEAYDKIKSDFANFASKLAISDVDFIPISALYGDNVVKKSENMPWYGGSTLLYTLENVHIASDHNFIDCRFPVQHVIRPNTDEHHDYRGYAGRVAGGVFQKGDKVVVHPSGFSSKIAKIDTFDGEIDKAYPPMSVTILLEDDIDVSRGDMIVRENNQATVTQDLEVMVCWFNPKPLQLRGKYTILHTTKEARCLVKDIRYKLDINNLKRKEEDKDIGMNDIARIVVRTMKPLFVDSYRKNRVTGALIFVDEGTNETVGAGMII encoded by the coding sequence ATGAAAGAACAAAAAACAGAACTCTTGCGATTTACAACGGCAGGAAGTGTAGATGATGGAAAAAGTACGCTTATTGGGCGTTTGTTATATGATAGTAAGTCTATTTTTGAAGATCAGTATGATTTGATAAAAGAAACCAGTGAACGTAGAGGCGAAGAAGGGATTAATCTAGCTTTGTTAACAGATGGCCTAAAGGCAGAAAGAGAACAAGGTATTACCATAGATGTAGCCTATCGTTATTTTGCAACGCCAAAACGTAAATTTATTATAGCTGATACACCAGGACATATTCAGTATACAAGAAATATGGTGACAGGGGCATCAACAGCCAATGCTGCACTAATTTTGGTGGATGCTCGACATGGCATCGTGGAACAGACGCGCCGCCACTCTTTTATCGCTTCTTTATTACAAATCCCTCACTTAATTGTGTGCGTCAATAAAATGGATTTGGTAGATTATAAAGAAGAAGCTTACGATAAAATCAAGAGTGATTTTGCAAATTTTGCCTCCAAATTGGCTATCAGCGATGTCGATTTTATTCCTATCTCTGCGCTATATGGTGATAATGTTGTTAAAAAATCAGAGAATATGCCTTGGTATGGTGGCTCTACCTTGTTGTATACCTTAGAAAACGTACATATTGCTAGCGATCACAATTTTATCGATTGTCGTTTTCCTGTTCAACATGTTATCCGCCCTAATACAGACGAACACCACGATTATAGAGGCTATGCAGGGCGTGTAGCGGGAGGTGTTTTTCAAAAGGGAGATAAGGTTGTTGTTCATCCTTCAGGGTTTTCGTCAAAAATTGCGAAAATTGACACCTTTGATGGAGAAATAGACAAAGCATACCCTCCTATGTCGGTTACTATATTATTAGAAGATGACATTGATGTTAGCCGAGGAGATATGATTGTTCGCGAAAATAATCAAGCAACGGTTACTCAAGATTTGGAAGTAATGGTATGTTGGTTTAATCCAAAACCATTGCAATTGCGTGGCAAGTATACCATCTTGCATACAACTAAAGAGGCTCGTTGTTTGGTGAAAGATATCCGTTATAAGCTAGATATTAACAACTTAAAAAGAAAAGAAGAGGATAAAGATATTGGCATGAATGATATTGCTAGAATCGTTGTTCGTACCATGAAGCCTTTATTTGTAGACTCTTACCGAAAAAACCGAGTGACAGGGGCCTTGATTTTTGTCGATGAAGGAACCAACGAGACAGTTGGTGCTGGTATGATTATTTAG
- the cysC gene encoding adenylyl-sulfate kinase has translation MENNIHPIFDRLLQRKDREKRLGQRSKVLWLTGLSGSGKSTIAQHLERKLYNEGFFAQVLDGDNIRSGINNNLSFSPEDRMENIRRISEIAKLYLHSGVVTINSFISPTIAIRQMAKEIIGVDDFVEVFINTPLEVCESRDVKGLYKKARKGEIKGFTGIDAPYEAPINPDIEVKTHNMTIDESVDVIYNYLLDIITL, from the coding sequence ATGGAAAATAATATCCACCCAATATTCGATCGACTACTACAACGGAAAGATAGAGAAAAGCGATTGGGACAACGCAGCAAAGTACTATGGTTAACAGGATTATCAGGTTCTGGAAAAAGCACAATAGCACAGCATTTGGAGCGCAAGCTTTATAACGAAGGCTTTTTTGCGCAAGTTTTGGATGGAGATAATATTCGTTCTGGAATCAATAATAATTTGTCATTTAGCCCAGAAGATAGAATGGAGAATATTCGCCGAATTTCAGAAATTGCAAAACTATACTTGCACAGCGGTGTTGTAACTATAAACTCTTTTATAAGCCCAACCATTGCCATTCGACAAATGGCAAAAGAAATTATTGGTGTAGACGATTTCGTCGAGGTATTTATTAATACCCCTTTAGAGGTTTGTGAATCAAGAGATGTGAAAGGCTTGTACAAGAAAGCTAGAAAGGGTGAAATTAAGGGGTTTACGGGGATAGATGCTCCTTATGAAGCTCCCATTAATCCCGATATCGAAGTAAAAACGCATAATATGACTATTGACGAATCTGTCGATGTTATTTATAACTATTTGTTGGATATTATTACTTTGTAA
- the cysD gene encoding sulfate adenylyltransferase subunit CysD → MNYHLSHLRELEAESIFVLREVAAQFEKPVLMFSGGKDSILMTYLAQKAFYPANIPFPLLHIDTGHNFTETIEFRDKLVERLGVKLIVGSVQEAIDKGLVTEEKGYNASRNSLQTAVLLEELEKGQFDAAMGGARRDEEKARAKERFFSHRDEFGQWDPKNQRPELWNIFNGKKQFGEHFRIFPISNWTELDVWQYLMLEKVPLPSLYFAHMRKCFERNGVILAASDYINMKPEEKASVEERMIRFRTIGDITCTGAVSSEADTMEKIVEEVAATRITERGGRSDDKRSETAMEDRKKHGYF, encoded by the coding sequence ATGAACTATCATCTAAGCCACTTAAGAGAATTAGAAGCAGAATCTATTTTCGTCTTGAGAGAAGTAGCCGCTCAATTTGAGAAGCCTGTACTGATGTTTTCTGGCGGTAAGGATTCTATATTAATGACTTACTTGGCTCAAAAAGCATTTTATCCTGCAAACATTCCTTTTCCGTTGTTGCACATTGATACAGGGCATAACTTTACCGAAACAATAGAGTTTAGAGATAAATTGGTAGAGCGCCTAGGTGTCAAACTTATCGTGGGGTCTGTTCAAGAAGCAATAGACAAAGGCTTGGTCACCGAAGAAAAAGGCTATAATGCTAGTAGAAATAGCTTGCAAACAGCTGTCTTGTTAGAAGAATTGGAAAAAGGACAGTTTGATGCTGCAATGGGGGGCGCTAGACGCGACGAAGAAAAAGCAAGAGCTAAAGAACGCTTTTTCTCTCATCGGGATGAGTTTGGTCAATGGGATCCTAAAAACCAACGTCCTGAACTGTGGAATATTTTTAATGGTAAAAAACAATTTGGAGAACATTTTAGAATATTCCCAATTAGCAACTGGACAGAGTTGGATGTGTGGCAATATCTTATGTTAGAAAAAGTACCTTTGCCTAGCTTGTATTTCGCACATATGAGAAAATGTTTTGAACGCAACGGAGTTATCTTAGCAGCATCAGATTATATTAACATGAAACCTGAAGAAAAAGCATCTGTAGAGGAACGTATGATTCGTTTCCGTACAATTGGAGACATCACTTGTACGGGAGCCGTAAGTTCTGAAGCCGATACAATGGAAAAAATTGTAGAGGAAGTAGCGGCTACTCGTATTACTGAAAGAGGAGGTCGTTCTGATGATAAACGTTCAGAAACAGCCATGGAAGATAGAAAAAAACATGGTTATTTTTAA
- a CDS encoding nucleotide exchange factor GrpE produces the protein MNKKEIPVDGPENEETLDNVTTEETNNTTEDSTVDNTSEETTPEQEQNAEEVASTKENEEKEESKLSETERLQKELGEMKDKYLRIFAEFDNYRKRTIKERQDIIKLAAKDSLAALLPAVDDFSRAIDNEESMPEGVILIYNKLYKALEQQGIKEMETTGQDFDPELHEALTKIPAPSEELKGKIIDTIEKGYYLNDKIIRYAKVVVGE, from the coding sequence ATGAACAAGAAAGAAATTCCTGTTGACGGTCCTGAAAATGAGGAAACCCTAGACAACGTGACAACAGAAGAAACAAACAATACAACAGAGGATTCTACTGTTGATAATACGTCAGAAGAAACTACACCAGAGCAAGAGCAAAACGCAGAGGAAGTAGCATCGACCAAAGAAAATGAGGAAAAAGAGGAGAGTAAACTTTCTGAAACAGAGCGTTTGCAAAAGGAATTAGGAGAGATGAAAGATAAATACTTGCGTATTTTTGCTGAGTTTGACAACTATAGAAAAAGAACGATCAAAGAGCGCCAAGATATTATCAAATTAGCCGCAAAAGACTCTCTAGCAGCTTTATTGCCAGCAGTAGATGATTTTAGTAGAGCAATTGATAATGAAGAAAGTATGCCTGAAGGTGTTATCTTGATTTACAATAAGTTGTACAAAGCTCTAGAGCAACAAGGCATCAAAGAAATGGAGACAACAGGTCAAGATTTTGATCCAGAATTGCATGAAGCATTAACCAAAATACCTGCTCCTTCTGAGGAACTAAAAGGAAAAATTATCGATACAATTGAGAAAGGTTATTATCTAAATGATAAAATTATTCGTTACGCTAAAGTTGTTGTAGGCGAATAA
- a CDS encoding TIGR02452 family protein — protein MKRSTRALIAKDTLSILKKGSYQNNLGKPVYLSKALKTAKQQTVLYEPKQLLELIQQPLPIAQHLETEFVVNSLTTLDAVRKEYPTDQRLACLNFASAKNPGGGFLNGSQAQEESIARASGLYPCQLKAEHYYKENRTVNSCLYTDHIIYSPNVPIFKDENGNLLDELTYSAIITAPAVNAGAVQRNEPNNVNRIHETMQRRMDMVLAICKQNGHETLILGAWGCGVFQNDPVVIAALFKELLLGKYKNQFKRVVFAIYAKDEHFIKPFEAEFGK, from the coding sequence ATGAAACGAAGCACACGCGCCCTAATTGCAAAAGATACTTTGAGCATCTTAAAAAAAGGAAGTTATCAAAATAACTTAGGTAAACCTGTTTATTTGTCAAAGGCTTTAAAGACAGCCAAACAACAAACAGTATTGTATGAACCAAAACAATTGCTTGAGCTAATCCAACAACCGCTTCCTATTGCTCAACATTTGGAAACGGAATTTGTTGTCAATTCGCTTACAACATTAGATGCTGTCCGAAAAGAATATCCAACAGACCAGCGCCTTGCTTGCCTTAACTTTGCCTCTGCTAAAAATCCTGGGGGAGGTTTTCTCAATGGAAGCCAAGCACAAGAGGAAAGTATTGCTAGAGCAAGCGGCTTATATCCTTGCCAATTAAAGGCAGAACATTATTATAAAGAAAATAGAACCGTTAACTCTTGTCTGTACACAGATCATATTATTTACAGTCCTAATGTTCCTATTTTTAAAGATGAAAATGGCAACTTGCTAGATGAATTGACCTATAGCGCTATTATCACAGCACCTGCTGTAAACGCAGGAGCAGTGCAACGTAATGAGCCTAATAATGTAAATAGAATCCATGAAACGATGCAGCGTCGTATGGATATGGTTTTAGCTATTTGTAAACAAAATGGGCACGAAACATTAATCTTAGGAGCTTGGGGTTGTGGTGTTTTTCAAAACGATCCTGTAGTGATTGCCGCTTTGTTCAAAGAGCTCTTATTAGGTAAATATAAAAACCAATTTAAACGAGTTGTTTTTGCTATTTATGCTAAAGATGAGCATTTTATAAAGCCCTTTGAGGCAGAATTTGGCAAGTAA
- the fabF gene encoding beta-ketoacyl-ACP synthase II yields MQNRRVVVTGLGALTPIGNTVEEFWSALLEGKSGAGPIKNFDASKFKTQFACEIKNFNVTEVLGDRRLERRTDKFVQYALAASDQAVRDAKLDTISQDIKDEIGVLWSSGIGGLESLQEEIEKFKDGDGTPRFSPLLVPKMIVDAAAGNISIRNNFKGITAAVVTACASTTHASSIAFDLIRIGRADVILVGGSEASVTTVGVGAFGALKALSKRNENPTAASRPYDKNRDGFVLGEGAGAIVLEEYEHAKKRGATIYAELVGTAMTSDAYHITAPDPEGAGAAKVMQKALDCAGLTSKDIDYINTHGTSTPLGDVMEITAIEKVFGEDAYNLNISSTKSMTGHLLGAAGAIESVICIKTICESIVPATINHEETDPEINPRLNLTPNTPQKREVRAALSNSFGFGGHNSTIIFKKFEE; encoded by the coding sequence ATGCAAAACAGAAGAGTAGTTGTTACAGGATTAGGTGCCTTGACTCCTATTGGTAACACCGTTGAAGAATTTTGGTCTGCTTTACTAGAAGGCAAATCTGGTGCAGGACCAATTAAAAATTTTGATGCATCAAAGTTTAAAACACAATTTGCTTGTGAAATAAAAAACTTTAATGTGACAGAGGTCTTAGGAGACCGTCGTTTGGAAAGAAGAACAGACAAATTTGTCCAATACGCCTTAGCAGCTAGTGATCAAGCGGTTAGAGATGCTAAGTTAGACACTATTAGCCAAGACATCAAAGATGAAATTGGTGTACTTTGGTCTTCAGGTATTGGAGGATTGGAATCTTTGCAAGAGGAAATTGAAAAATTCAAAGATGGAGATGGTACGCCTCGTTTCTCTCCTTTGTTGGTTCCCAAAATGATTGTAGATGCCGCAGCAGGTAACATTTCTATTCGCAATAATTTTAAAGGAATTACAGCAGCAGTAGTAACAGCTTGTGCTTCAACTACTCATGCTTCTAGTATTGCTTTTGATTTGATTCGTATAGGGCGCGCAGATGTAATATTGGTCGGGGGCTCTGAAGCTTCTGTAACTACCGTTGGAGTGGGTGCTTTTGGTGCTTTAAAAGCGCTGTCCAAAAGAAATGAAAACCCAACAGCTGCATCTAGACCTTATGATAAAAATCGCGATGGTTTTGTTTTAGGCGAAGGTGCTGGTGCTATTGTATTAGAAGAATACGAACACGCCAAAAAACGTGGTGCAACCATCTATGCAGAATTGGTAGGAACAGCTATGACTTCTGATGCTTATCATATTACAGCGCCAGATCCTGAAGGTGCAGGTGCAGCTAAAGTAATGCAAAAAGCATTAGATTGTGCTGGATTAACATCTAAAGATATCGACTATATCAATACACATGGTACCTCTACTCCACTAGGAGATGTGATGGAAATTACAGCCATAGAAAAAGTTTTTGGAGAAGATGCTTATAACTTAAATATAAGTTCTACTAAATCTATGACAGGACATTTATTGGGTGCCGCTGGTGCTATTGAGTCTGTCATTTGTATCAAAACTATCTGTGAAAGTATTGTTCCTGCAACCATCAATCACGAAGAAACCGATCCTGAAATTAATCCTCGATTAAACCTAACGCCTAATACTCCTCAAAAAAGAGAAGTACGTGCTGCGCTAAGCAATAGCTTTGGTTTTGGAGGACATAATTCGACAATCATTTTCAAAAAGTTTGAAGAATAA
- a CDS encoding TlpA disulfide reductase family protein, with product MKKLKELLFIPLIIFLVWGAIKIYRMPGQSNGSIAPDFVGYMPNGDSLRLSDFKGQLVLLDFWGSWCGPCRQHNKQLVPLYKKYQGVRFKNESSFTIISVGIETDRNRWLAAIEKDNLEWPNHVSDIKRLNDHVALAYGIKEIPNTFLIDGTGKIIGVNLLTEKIDEILANRRQN from the coding sequence ATGAAAAAACTAAAAGAACTATTATTTATTCCTCTCATTATTTTTTTGGTTTGGGGAGCTATCAAAATTTACCGAATGCCTGGGCAAAGCAATGGTTCTATTGCTCCAGATTTTGTAGGGTATATGCCTAACGGTGACTCTCTTCGTTTATCGGATTTTAAGGGGCAATTGGTCTTATTAGATTTTTGGGGAAGTTGGTGTGGTCCTTGCCGCCAACATAATAAACAACTGGTGCCATTGTATAAAAAATATCAAGGAGTTCGATTTAAAAATGAAAGTAGTTTTACCATTATTTCTGTTGGAATTGAAACAGATCGAAACCGTTGGTTAGCAGCTATAGAAAAGGATAACTTAGAATGGCCCAACCATGTTTCGGATATTAAACGCCTAAACGATCATGTTGCTTTGGCTTATGGCATCAAAGAAATTCCAAATACTTTTTTGATTGATGGCACGGGTAAAATTATTGGTGTCAATCTGTTAACCGAAAAAATAGACGAAATATTGGCAAATAGACGCCAAAATTAA